The following proteins are co-located in the Silene latifolia isolate original U9 population chromosome 1, ASM4854445v1, whole genome shotgun sequence genome:
- the LOC141617984 gene encoding uncharacterized protein LOC141617984, whose product MKQVAVALAVLFLALAFVEAAPKPPKVLPPKKVRCTDHHFTTCFHKEFNCPSTCSSNCTVDCNSCQPICGPKIIKPKEVKCTNKLFPSCNKKKMLCPASCPRTCVADCGSCQPVCSPVSPVYTPPPPPSPIYTPPVQVPPSTTTPSPTTSSGSVTATPNPPASEASSKRFGRCMSKDYPHCYQRRLACPPTCPETCHVDCVTCSPVCSCDKPGTVCQDPKFTGADGLTFYFHGKKDQHFCLVSDTNLHINAHFIGNRNADIRRDFTWVQSLGILFDNHQIHVGAKKTATWNDALDRLSLSFDDHPINLNETEGASWRSSKDGVTITRLMATNAVEITVEGNFKLTANVVPITMKDNLVHKYGITKNDCFAHLDLNFKFYSFSGDVDGVLGQTYGKNYVSRVKMGIAMPVLGGDKEFRSSSLFATDCHVAKFTGKGNQSSSSGFDFADINCGSGLTGRGVVCKKR is encoded by the exons ATGAAGCAAGTAGCGGTCGCACTAGCCGTCCTCTTCCTTGCCTTGGCATTTGTCGAGGCAGCGCCGAAGCCACCTAAGGTGTTACCGCCTAAGAAAGTGAGGTGTACCGATCATCATTTCACAACATGTTTTCACAAAGAGTTTAATTGTCCGAGTACTTGTTCTAGCAATTGCACGGTCGATTGTAATAGTTGTCAGCCTATTTGCGGTCCGAAGATAATAAAACCTAAGGAGGTCAAGTGTACTAATAAATTGTTCCCGTCTTGTAACAAGAAAAAAATGTTATGTCCGGCTTCATGCCCTCGCACGTGTGTAGCCGATTGTGGGTCGTGTCAACCGGTTTGTAGCCCTGTTTCCCCTGTTTATACTCCACCACCGCCACCCTCGCCTATATACACACCACCCGTACAGGTACCGCCCTCGACTACAACCCCATCCCCAACCACTTCATCAGGATCTGTGACCGCCACCCCTAATCCGCCAGCTTCAGAAGCGAGTTCAAAGCGCTTTGGACGATGCATGAGCAAGGACTATCCTCATTGTTATCAAAGACGGCTTGCTTGCCCTCCTACATGTCCCGAGACGTGTCATGTTGATTGTGTCACTTGCAGTCCTGTTTGTA GTTGTGACAAGCCCGGAACAGTATGTCAAGACCCGAAATTCACCGGAGCAGACGGACTCACATTTTACTTCCATGGCAAGAAAGACCAACACTTCTGCCTTGTCTCCGACACCAACCTCCACATCAACGCCCACTTCATCGGGAATCGCAACGCCGACATTAGACGTGACTTCACTTGGGTCCAATCCCTAGGCATCCTCTTCGACAACCACCAAATTCACGTAGGAGCTAAAAAAACCGCAACATGGAATGACGCTCTAGACCGTCTCTCCCTCTCTTTCGACGACCATCCAATTAACCTCAACGAAACCGAGGGCGCAAGCTGGCGTTCGTCCAAGGACGGCGTGACAATCACGAGGTTAATGGCTACAAATGCGGTAGAGATCACGGTTGAAGGAAACTTCAAACTCACGGCAAATGTGGTACCGATTACTATGAAAGATAACTTGGTTCACAAGTATGGGATTACGAAAAACGATTGTTTTGCTCATCTTGACCTCAACTTTAAGTTTTACTCTTTCAGTGGAGATGTTGATGGAGTTCTAGGGCAAACTTATGGTAAAAATTATGTGAGTCGGGTTAAGATGGGAATCGCAATGCCGGTTCTTGGAGGCGATAAGGAGTTTCGTTCCTCGAGTCTGTTTGCTACGGATTGTCATGTGGCTAAATTTACTGGAAAAGGGAATCAGAGTTCTTCGAGCGGGTTCGATTTCGCGGATATTAATTGTGGTTCTGGGCTTACTGGCCGTGGAGTTGTTTGCAAGAAACGTTAA
- the LOC141614313 gene encoding alcohol-forming fatty acyl-CoA reductase-like — MELSSILKFLDNKAILITGGAGFLAKIMVEKILRTQPNVKKVYLLLRAVDNKAASLRLQNEILGKDLFKVLKQKMGANFNSFISEKVTVIPGDITCEELAIKELTLKEELWRDVDVIVNLAATTNFDERYDESLYLNTFGAKHVLDFAKKCTKLKVLLQVSTAYVSGETKGLVKETAHDMRDALNGRPGLDIQMEKKLVVDKLEELHAQEITEDKIKQIMKDMGLERARHWGWPNVYVFTKALGEMMLMQEKEDIPLVFIRPTIVSSTFKEPIPGWVEGIRTIDSLAAAYGKGRLPCFLGDPNSVVDVIPADMVVNAMLVAAMAHSNDGNDVTIYHVGSSVKNPVKFTCLHEAGYQYFKRHPWVNKDGDPVIVTHVKVLDSMASFKRYITLHYSLPLKGLELANMAFCQYFKGTCMEMNRKINHVLRLVEIYRPYLFFKGVYDDTNTEKLRIAAENKGVETDLFYFDPKVINWEEYFKNTHLPGVVKYVLK, encoded by the exons ATGGAGTTGAGTAGCATTTTGAAGTTCTTAGACAACAAGGCCATTTTAATCACTGGTGGAGCTGGATTCCTTGCAAAGA TTATGGTAGAGAAGATACTTAGGACACAACCAAATGTGAAGAAGGTTTACCTACTACTAAGAGCAGTTGATAATAAGGCAGCTTCTCTAAGGTTGCAAAATGAG ATATTGGGAAAGGACTTATTCAAAGTATTGAAGCAAAAGATGGGAGCAAACTTCAATTCCTTCATATCAGAAAAGGTAACTGTGATTCCAGGTGACATAACTTGTGAGGAATTAGCAATTAAAGAGCTCACATTGAAGGAAGAATTATGGAGAGATGTTGATGTCATTGTTAACCTAGCTGCTACCACCAACTTTGATGAAAG GTATGATGAATCATTATATCTAAACACTTTTGGAGCTAAGCATGTTTTGGACTTTGCCAAGAAATGTACCAAATTGAAGGTGCTTCTCCAAGTATCAACTG CTTATGTATCCGGTGAAACAAAAGGACTCGTAAAAGAGACGGCTCACGACATGAGAGACGCGCTTAATGGAAGACCAGGCCTTGACATTCAAATGGAGAAAAAACTTGTTGTGGACAAATTAGAGGAACTCCATGCTCAAGAAATTACAGAAGATAAAATTAAGCAAATTATGAAGGATATGGGCCTTGAGAG GGCAAGGCATTGGGGATGGCCAAATGTGTATGTATTCACCAAGGCATTAGGAGAAATGATGCTAATGCAAGAGAAAGAAGACATTCCTCTTGTTTTTATTCGTCCTACAATTGTCTCAAGCACTTTCAAAGAACCTATCCCTGGTTGGGTTGAAGGCATCAG AACAATAGACAGTTTAGCAGCTGCTTATGGCAAAGGGAGATTGCCATGTTTCCTTGGTGACCCCAACTCAGTTGTTGATGTG ATTCCAGCCGATATGGTAGTGAATGCTATGTTAGTAGCAGCAATGGCTCATTCAAATGACGGAAATGATGTTACGATTTACCATGTTGGTTCATCTGTGAAAAACCCCGTGAAATTCACGTGTTTACATGAGGCCGGGTACCAGTACTTCAAGCGTCATCCATGGGTTAACAAGGATGGAGATCCGGTTATAGTTACCCATGTCAAGGTGTTAGACTCCATGGCTAGCTTCAAGAGATACATTACGTTACATTATTCGCTACCGTTGAAG GGTCTGGAGCTTGCAAATATGGCATTTTGTCAGTACTTTAAAGGAACGTGCATGGAGATGAACCGGAAGATTAATCATGTGTTGCGGTTGGTTGAGATTTATAGACCATATTTGTTCTTCAAGGGAGT ATACGATGATACAAACACGGAGAAGCTAAGGATTGCAGCGGAAAATAAAGGAGTAGAGACCGATTTGTTCTACTTTGATCCTAAGGTCATCAACTGGGAAGAATACTTCAAGAACACTCATCTTCCAGGAGTGGTTAAATATGTTTTGAAGTGA
- the LOC141614319 gene encoding pentatricopeptide repeat-containing protein At2g27610, which yields MSFLRRQHFRFAQANVKNASIFLTNPQILTLTQNFRHYDSHVFSSHAACSDSSRRLHNAHQLFDEMPRWDVDQCSRLLFEYSRSNRNVEALNLFCHMHKMGLIDDGSSLSCVLKVSGVSNNVIVGRQLHCCSIKSGFSVDVSVGTSLVNMYMKTDNVDDGTCVFDEMEVKNVVSWTSLLSGYAHHGLIEPALGVFTRMLAEGITPNPFTYATVFGSLADYGMIVKGTQVHAQVIKSGFFNSHASVGNSLLNMYAKSGMVREARDVFLVMEIKDTVSWNGMIAGFVANGLNSEALDLFKRMRLEGVQLTRLVFATVIKACANMQELAFARQLHCRVTKSGFDFDLNIRTALMVTYSKCRVMDDSFKLFETMKQTQNVISWTAMITGYLQNDGKEKAVHIFREMNKLGIKPNDYTYSSILTAHCCLPPHQIHALVVKTRYLDSLSVGTALLDAYIKTGNTIEAGRVFEKISHKDIVTWTAMLTGFVQVGDTEGAISIFRQLTKEGSTPNEYTFCSVIHSCAGTEATSEQGKQFHAFSIKYAYNNALCVSSALVKLYAKKGNIDGANKVFKRQRERDLISWNSMISGFAQHGYAKNALEVFQEMRRKKIKMDGITFIGVISACTHAGLFEEGEKYFNLMVREHNVPPSMEHYACMVDLYSRGGFLDKAMKFINDMPFPAGATVWRSLLGACHVRRNVEVGKVAAEKLILLEPDDSSAYVLLSNIYAVSGDWKERAKVRRLMDQRNVRKEAGYSWIEVKNKSYSFLAGDRYHPLSDQIYSKLDELCIRLKDAGYHPDLTYVLHDVEDEHKEAILSQHSERLALAFGLISTPSGTPIQIVKNLRVCGDCHTVFKMISKIEERDITVRDSNRFHHFKGGSCSCGDFW from the coding sequence ATGTCTTTTCTAAGGCGGCAACACTTCAGATTTGCACAAGCCAATGTCAAGAATGCTTCAATCTTTCTTACTAACCCACAAATTCTGACCCTAACCCAGAATTTCCGCCATTACGACAGTCATGTTTTTAGTTCCCACGCCGCGTGCAGTGACAGTAGTCGAAGATTACATAATGCACACCaactgtttgatgaaatgcccAGGTGGGATGTTGATCAATGCAGTCGTTTGCTCTTTGAGTATTCGCGTAGTAACAGGAACGTAGAAGCATTGAATTTATTCTGTCATATGCATAAGATGGGCTTGATTGATGACGGGTCGAGCCTGTCGTGTGTGTTGAAAGTGTCTGGTGTTTCGAATAATGTGATTGTTGGACGACAGTTGCATTGCTGTAGTATTAAATCAGGGTTTAGTGTTGATGTTAGTGTGGGTACTTCTTTAGTTAATATGTACATGAAAACTGATAATGTGGATGATGGAACTTGTGTTTTCGATGAAATGGAGGTTAAAAATGTCGTTTCTTGGACTTCTTTGCTATCCGGGTATGCGCATCATGGACTGATTGAACCAGCATTAGGTGTGTTCACTCGAATGCTAGCGGAGGGAATTACACCTAATCCGTTTACTTATGCAACTGTATTCGGGTCCCTGGCAGATTACGGTATGATAGTTAAAGGCACTCAAGTTCATGCACAAGTTATTAAAAGCGGCTTTTTTAATTCGCATGCTTCAGTTGGGAATTCCTTGCTTAACATGTATGCAAAATCGGGAATGGTACGAGAAGCAAGAGATGTCTTCTTAGTCATGGAAATTAAGGATACTGTTTCTTGGAATGGTATGATTGCAGGTTTCGTGGCAAATGGGCTTAACAGTGAAGCTCTTGATTTATTTAAGCGTATGAGGCTAGAAGGCGTTCAGTTGACACGCTTAGTCTTTGCTACCGTCATCAAAGCGTGTGCCAACATGCAGGAATTAGCATTTGCAAGACAACTCCACTGTCGAGTTACTAAGAGTGGGTTTGACTTTGATCTAAATATAAGAACAGCTCTAATGGTTACTTACAGCAAGTGTCGTGTCATGGACGACtcttttaagttgtttgaaaCAATGAAGCAAACTCAGAATGTAATTTCTTGGACAGCCATGATTACTGGGTATTTGCAGAATGACGGAAAGGAGAAAGCAGTTCACATCTTTCGTGAGATGAACAAATTGGGTATCAAACCAAATGATTACACTTATTCATCTATTCTCACAGCTCACTGTTGTCTTCCGCCTCATCAGATACACGCGCTGGTGGTCAAAACAAGATATTTGGACTCGCTAAGTGTCGGAACTGCTCTCCTGGATGCTTATATTAAGACTGGAAATACTATTGAAGCTGGTAGAGTGTTTGAAAAAATTAGCCACAAGGACATAGTGACCTGGACTGCAATGTTGACTGGATTTGTACAAGTAGGAGACACCGAGGGAGCTATTAGCATATTTCGTCAGTTGACTAAGGAAGGGTCGACTCCAAATGAGTATACATTCTGCAGTGTCATTCATTCATGTGCAGGGACTGAAGCAACATCTGAGCAGGGGAAACAGTTCCATGCTTTCTCGATCAAATATGCATATAACAATGCTTTGTGTGTTAGTAGTGCTCTCGTTAAATTGTACGCAAAGAAAGGTAACATTGATGGTGCAAATAAGGTcttcaaaaggcaaagggaaagaGATTTAATTTCATGGAACTCAATGATCTCTGGATTTGCACAACACGGTTATGCCAAAAACGCCCTTGAGGTATTTCAGGAGATGAGGAGGAAAAAGATAAAGATGGACGGGATAACATTCATTGGTGTGATTTCGGCCTGTACTCATGCAGGGCTATTCGAAGAAGGTGAAAAGTATTTTAATTTAATGGTCAGGGAGCATAATGTTCCTCCCTCCATGGAACATTATGCTTGTATGGTGGATCTCTATAGCCGAGGTGGGTTTCTCGATAAAGCCATGAAATTCATAAATGATATGCCATTTCCAGCTGGTGCAACAGTTTGGCGGAGTCTTTTGGGAGCATGCCATGTTCGAAGGAATGTAGAGGTGGGTAAGGTTGCTGCTGAAAAACTTATCTTGCTTGAGCCTGATGATTCGTCAGCCTATGTTTTGTTATCAAATATATATGCAGTATCCGGGGACTGGAAAGAACGAGCCAAAGTAAGGAGGTTAATGGATCAAAGAAATGTGAGAAAGGAAGCTGGTTATAGCTGGATAGAGGTTAAAAACAAAAGTTACTCGTTCTTGGCAGGTGATCGTTATCATCCATTGTCGGATCAAATATATTCAAAGCTTGATGAGTTATGTATTCGATTGAAGGACGCTGGATATCACCCAGATTTGACATATGTTCTTCATGACGTGGAAGATGAGCACAAGGAAGCCATTTTATCTCAACACAGTGAGAGACTGGCATTAGCTTTTGGATTAATTTCAACCCCTTCTGGTACTCCTATCCAAATTGTAAAGAATCTCCGGGTCTGTGGAGATTGTCATACCGTTTTTAAGATGATATCCAAGATTGAAGAACGAGACATAACTGTTCGAGATTCAAACCGGTTTCATCACTTCAAAGGAGGGTCATGCTCATGTGGTGACTTTTGGTGA